The window GTCGCTCCCTGCGTAGTGGATGTCGCCGTTGTAGTCGCCGTAGCTTCGGCCGGCCGAATAATTCCAGCCGCTGTAGGTGATCGACGGGTCTGTGTCGTCGATCCGTGCCGCGGCCTGCGGTACTCCGATGTAGACCGTGACGCCTGCCGACCGCTTGGACGTGGCTCCGACCTTGTCGGACTGCGTGGCGGTCAGCGTGTGCTGGCCGGGTGAGGAGCTGGTGACCGTGCAGGCCCACGTGCCGCCGGTGCCGGTCACCGCGGTGCAGCCGGTGTGGTCCAGAATAACGCCGACGGTGACGGTGTCACCGGCCACTCCGGTTCCGCGCACCGTGTAGGTGTCCGCCAGGCCGGCCGCGCCGTTGACGGGAGCGGTGATCACCGGCTTGGGCACGTACGTGCCGACGGTGACGTCGGTGCCGTCCGCTCCGGGCGGCACCGTGGCGGTCAGGAACCCGGAGGAGAGCAGCCGCACGCTCGTCGCGCGCTGGCCACCGAAGTACACCGGGGTGCTGCGCGAGAAGCCGACGCCGGCGATGAGCACCTGGTCGGTCGTGGACCCGGCAGTGACGGGCGTGGGCGCGGAGATGTAGCTCGCCTGCGGCCGCAGGCTGCCGGCCAACGACTGGTACGCGCCGGTCAGTCCGGCGCCGGCGAGCATCGCGTCCGGGATGACGCCCGGGCCGGGCGACGCGGGGATCGTGGTGTTGTCGCTGATGTTCGAGTCGACCGGCTTGTTGCAGTCGTAGCTGCCGACCCGGTCGGAGAAGTAGTTGCCGGTGACCCAGAAGTGACCGGTGGACGAGCAGCCGCCCTGCCCGGCGACAGAGGTCAGCGGGTGGAACTCCGCGTTGCCGCTGAAGTCGATCCACTCAGAACCCGCGTCGTCGTAGTACGCGTTGTACGGGGCGCCGTCGTTGTACGTGACGTTGCCGGTGACGTGCAGGCCGTTCGCGAGGGTGGCCGCCGAGTCGATCGTGCCGTCGGCCTGGTAGACGTACTGCGCCTGGTGGCCCTCGATGTAGATCGCGCCGCCGTCGGCGAGCACCTTCAGGAAGTCGAAGATCAGGTTGTTGCTGATCGTGTTGTCGGCGTTGATGTTGGTCGAGTTCTGCGGGTGGTCGGCCTCGTCGACGTGGCCCTGGATGACGCCGGCGGTGATGCCGGTGTAGGGCAGGTCGTAGAGGTCGTTGTGCGTGATCGTGGTGTGCTGGCTGAACAGCAGCGTGATCCCGCAGGCCGAGGGGTAGTCGGTGCCGATCTGGTGGATCACGTTGTTCGCGACCGTGGTGTGGTCGAGGATCTCGTTCTGCCCGACCGGGTCCTTGGCGACGGCCTTCGGGTCAGGGGTGCAGCCGGCCTGGATCACCGATGCCGGCGTGGCCGTGGGGGTCGGGTCGTAGGTGCAGCCGAGGATCAGCGCGGTCGAAGCGATCTGGGTGAACTCGTTTCCTTCGATGACGTTCTGCGAGCCGCCGTACTTGAAGCTCAGGCCGGCGCCGCCGAGGTCGACGAACCGGTTGCCGCTGATCGTGACGTGGCTGGACGCGGTGAAGGAGACGTTGGCGGCGGGCTGGGTGAGCGCGCCCCACGGGCAGCTGCCGGCGGGCGTGGAGAAGCTGCACAGGCCCTGGTTGTTCGCGCCGGTCCTGCGCAGGTTGCTCTGGACGTCGGCGAACCCCACGGTGGAGGACGGGTCGTTCCAGGTGGCGTAGGAGAACTGCAGGCCCGCGAAGGTGATGTCGTGCAGCGGGGCGCGCAGGCTCCCGGCTCCTTGCAGCAGCGTCTCCAGCCGCGGCAGCTCGACGTCCAGGGCGGCGACGTGGACACCGCTCTTCGGTGCGTAGTAGATCCTGTTCGCAGCGCTGTCGAGGAACCACTGCCCGGTCTGGAGAAGGCCGCGGACGTTCTCGATCGTGGAGGGCATCCGCGAGGTGGACATCGACGGCAGGCCGCCGGAGCCCTGGGTGAACGGGGCACCGTCGGTGACGTTGGTCCAGCAGGGCTGATCCATCATCAGCTGGCTGCCGGACATGCTGGCGACCTGGCACTTCGAGTCGGTCTACGGGCCGCTGCCGCCGGGGTAGTCGAACTCGACCTGCGCCAGCTGCGCCGGCGTGAGCTGGGCGAACCAGGCCACGGCCGCGGCATCCTTCGACAGGTCGTACCCGGTGGCCGAGCCGACCCAGCCACCCGTGAAGTGCAGGGCAGCAGGCGTGGCCTGCGCGACGGACGCTTCCGTGCCGTCGACGTAGAGCTGCCGGCTGGCGCTGCCACGGGGCACGCTCGCCGACCACACGCCGGTGCTGCCTACCTGGGACCAGCCGGTAACCCGCGTGGCGCCGGAGATCACCGGGTGTGCGCCCGGCGCCGCGCGCCACACCACCGGGTGACCGGTGCTACCGGAGTCGGCGGCGCCGAACTCCAACGGTTTGCTCAAACGGTACGTGCCGTCGGTCAGTTCGACCGTGACGCCCGCGGGGTGACGGCCCCCCTCAACCTTCCGCACCGCAGCCTGCGCCGCTGACAGCGAGCACGGATTCCTCGACGTGCACGCCGCGCCATGGCCGTCAGGCGCCGCCCACAGCACCGCCTGCGTTGCCACCTGCGCGGGCGCCGCCGACCAGGCGGGTGCCGCGCCGGCGAAGCCGAACACAACTATGGAAACGAGAATCTTCCACGATGACGCCATCCACTTCATGATCGCTCCGGAACCGCTGGCCCGCGGGGATCCGCCCACAGGGAGACAAAGACGTCCGATCAATGCGGCCAAAGGTTGGCAGTCTGCTTGACGGCCGTCAAGAGGCTTTGCAAGAAAGCCAGCCCATCGGAGTGACGCGCCCATTGAGTCAGCCCCCGTTCCGCGCACAGTGATCCGACGTATACAGGGGGCGCGCATCCGTATGCGACGGCCGGAACCTGGCAGCCCTTCGACGGCCGGCTCCTGCCACCGGCCCGCCCGACGAGGCTGGTGTTTGCCCTTGACGCGTCCGCGCCGCGGGTCCAGACTCGCCTCCGGCGCGAGTGACAACGTTGTCGCGTGTGTTTTCTGACAGCCCCCCACCGAAGAGCCGTGCAGGGTGACAGGGAAGGTCTCACGTGTACCGACACCGAGCGAAACACCACGACAGAACCAGCAGCAGCCGCCGCTTCGGCCGTCCTGCCGTGGTCGCGGCGGCACTTGCCGCGGTCAGCGTGCTGGTCGTGCCCGCCGCGCTGGCGGCGGGGCCGGCCGGAGCGGCGGGGCGGGGTGGCGGGACCGCTCTCGTCGCGGACCCGACGGCCTACGTCAACACGTTCATCGGCACACAGAAGGGCGTCGACTGGGAGAACACTTTCCCCGGCGTCACCGCCCCCTTCGGGATGATGCAGTTCAGCCCGGACACTGCTACAGCGCCGACCGGCTACGGGTACACCGACACCACCATCAAGGGCTTCAGCCTCGACCACTTCTCCGGTGGCTGCTCGTCCTTCGGTGACATCCCGATCCTGCCGGTGACCGGCGAGGTCGGCGCCGACCCGGCCGGGCGCACCGAGCACTTCTCGCACGACGACGAGCAGGCGGCGCCCGGCTCGTACGACGTGCACCTCACCGACTCCGATGTGCAGGTGGACATCGGTGCGACGGCCAGGACCGGGATCGCGTCGTTCGGCTACCCGGCGGGCAGCCAGGCGCAGCTGCTGGTCAAGTCCGGTACGAGCCTGGGCGGTGACCTGGCCGCCAAGGTGAACGTGGTCAGCGACCACGAGATCTCCGGCACGACCACACCGCGCGGGCTGTGCGGCAACAGCAAGTACACGATGTACTTCGACATCACCTTCGACCGCCCGTTCACCGCCCACGGCACCTGGCAACGCGGCGGGGGCAGCGGCAGCGGTGCCACGGCCGTCACCGCGGGCTCGTCCACCGCGGCCGGCTCCGGGTCCGGCGCCTACCTCACCTTCGACACTTCCACCGACCGCAGTATCACCGCCAAGATCGGTATGTCGTACGTGAGTACGTCCGGTGCAGCGGCCAACGCCGCGTCTGAGATGCCCGGTTGGAGCGTCGGCCACGTCCAGGCGCAGACCAGGGACGACTGGCGGGACGCCTTGCGCAAGGTGTCGGTCGGCGGTGCTTCCGACGACGAACTGACGACCTTCTACTCCTCGTTGTACCGCTCGCTGCAGTCGCCGAGCGTCTTCAACGACGTGGACGGCCGCTACATCGGCTTCGACGACGCGATCCACCAAGTGCCGCGTGGGCACACCCAGTACGCGACCTTCTCCGACTGGGACATCTACCGATCGCTGGCGCCGCTGCAGACGATGCTCTACCCGGACAAGGCCGGCGACATGGCCAACTCCCTGCTGCGGGACGCCCAGCAGCAGGGCGGCTGGTGGCCCAAGTGGCCGTCACAGAACATGACGGGGAACGTCATGAACGGCGACAACGGCGTGCCGCTGTTCGCGCAGTACGTCGCCTTCGGCGCGACCGGCGTAGACATCAAGGACGCGCTGCCGATCATGAAGAAGGCCGCGACGCAGTCGCAGAAGGTCGGCTGGGGCTGGGTGGAGCGCCCCGGCGTCGAGGACTACGTACGGCTCGGCTACGCGCCCAACAACAGCACCTCGCAGGGTGACCACGGGCTGCAGGGCGCATCGGAGACCCTGGAGTGGGCCACCGACGACTTCACGATCTCGCAGCTCGCGGCCCGGATCGGCGACCACGCGACCGCGGCCGAGTACGCGGTGCGCGGCAACAACTGGCAGAACATCTTCGACCCGGCCACCAACTACTTGCGCCCGCGCGATGGCAACGGCGCCTTCCCCGCGGGTCCCGGCTTCCAGACCCCACCGGCCGGCGCGTTCGGCCAGGACGGCTACGACGAGGGCAACGCCGCCCAGTACAACTGGTCGGTCCAGCAGAACATCGCGGGCCTGGTCACCGCGATGGGCGGCAACGACGCGGTGATCCCGCGCCTGGACGACTACTTCAGCCAGCTCAACGCGGGCGGCAACGCGCCCTACGACTGGGCGGGCAACGAGATCGACACCACCACCCCGTGGATGTACGACTACGTCGGCCAGCCGTGGAAGACCCAGGAGGTGACCCGGCGGTTCGAGACGGAGCTGTTCACCACCGCGCCCGACGGACTGCCCGGCAACGACGACAACGGCGCCCTGTCGTCGGAGTACGTGTGGGCGGCGCTCGGCATGATGCCCGCCACCCCCGGCACCCCGACGCTGGTGCTCAACAGCCCGCTGGTCAAGCGGGCGGTGATCAGACTCGGCAACGGCCACCGGATCACCATCGACGCGCCGAAGGCCGCGGACGACGCGCCCTACGTCACCGGAATGCAGCTGGACGGACGGCACTTCGAGTCCACCGCGCTGCCTGCCTCCTTCGCCACCCAGGGCGGCTCCCTCGACGTCGACCTGTCCACCCGGCCCGACACCCACTGGGCCACCGGTGCCAAGGCGGCCCCGCCGTCGTACCGCACCGGCGAGGTGCCGGCGGTCGGCTATCTCACCCCGACCGGCAATCAGGTGATGCCCAGCGGTACGAGCCTGCCCGCGACGGTGGGCGTCTCCAACCTCGCCGGGCACGCCGGCTCGGTGCGCTGGACCGCCGCGTCGGACGTGCCTGGGGTCACCGTGGCCCCGTCATCCGGCACCCTCGACCTGCGGCACGCCGACCGCGCCACCGTGCCCGTCACCATCTCGGTCGCGGACGGCACCCCCTCCGGCTACCACCCGGTGAAGGTGGCCTTCCGTACGTCGGACGGCACCTCGCTGCCCGGCGGCGCCGCCGTGGTGACCGTACCGGCCGCGGACGGCAGCGCGACCGCCTGCGACACGCTCGGCGCGACCGACACCGAGTGCGGGCTGCGCTTCCGTGACAACGGGGACGGGCACACCACGCCGGTCACCGTCGGCGATCGCAGCGGTCGGTCCACGACGGACGGTTCGCCGTACGAGTACTTCGACATCGACAACACCATCGTCCCCGGCGGTGCCTACCATGCGACCGTCACCATCGACTATTACGACCACGGCACCGGCAGCTGGAGCCTGCAGTACGACTCCACCACCGGCGCCTACAAGCAGTCACCTTCGGTGGCCAAGACCGGCACCGATACCTGGAAGACGGCGACCTTCACCCTGGACGACGCGGCCTTCCACAACGGTGAGAACGCCGGCAGCGACTTCCGGGTCGCCAACAGCGGGGACACCGGCACCCTGGGCCGGGTCCAGGTGACCGTCAGCGGCGGCAACGTCCTGGCTCTGCACCTGTGCCCGGACGGCAGCTGACGGCAACTGATCGCAGGGCAGCGGTCACCACCGCAACCGACGGCCCCCTGGGCGCTGGACAGCACGACCGTCCGGCGCCCAGGGAGGCCTTCGTGCTGTCGCTGATCTCCCTCGGCCTGGGACTGGCGGCCCTGGGCATCAACGTGGCCGGCTGCGTCGAGGAAGGCGGCGATGGAAATGCCAACCGCATCATGGCGCTCGTGTACGCGATCATCAGCCCGCTGTCCAACGTCGCCGCGCCCCTTCGGCATCCAAGCCGTCCAAGACAAGTGCGACCCATGGGTGAAGGCGGTGCCGCCCGTCGCCGACCTCATCAGCTATCCCGTCGCTGCCGTCTTCAACCTCCTCGTCAGCCTGGAGGTCGGCAAGAAGTAGCAGGGAGTCGTTCTCTCCCGGCCCCGGCAGACCCTCCGGCCGGACGTCTCGGCATGGGGCTTGGCGGGCGTCGGAACGACCGCGACGGGGTGGGGCTCGACCCTCCGCCATCCGTTGGACCGGAACTTCGGTGGGCCGGTCTGCCGCGGCCTCGAGGTCGCAGTCGGTGCACCGGCCAGACGGGCAAGGACAGGTGCCGTGCTCAAGGCACAGGCCTTGGGCGGCACGCTCGGCACGCTCACGTGCGGCAATCTCGGCGCACAGCTCGCCGGCCGCGCCGGTCCGCCAGATCACGCCGCTCTCGCAGTCCTGGAGAACGCAGCCCCAGAGGGCAGGGCCACCCCGAGCGGCCACCGGCCCGGGTCGCGGACGCGCGGGGGATGATGGGGATGGAAAGACGGAAACAAGGTCTGGAGCTTCCATGGCAAGGCGGGTTCACCAATCCCGTGAGGACGCGGAGTTCGATTTCATCCTCAGGACGAGCAGAGTCCCGGTCCTCGCATACTTCACCGGGACATGGCCCAAGGCAATCGAGCCCTGCCGGGCGATGGACCTCGTCGTGGGTGGCATCGCCGACGAGTACGCGGGCCGCCTGACGGCCGTCCGCACCGACATTACGCGCTGTCCGGCCGCAACCGAGCGATACGGGATCACCGGAGCCCCGTCCTACGTCCTCCTGAAGGAGGGAGAGGCCGTGGCGCACGGCACGGGGCCCATGACCACCGCCGAGGTCCGGGAGTTCCTGGACGGCCACCTCTGAGACGGCAGGGGTCGCATCCACTCGGACGGGTCCTGGTCCGCCTTGGAGCGGTCGGCGTGGGCGGTGACGGCGCATCAAGGCGGTAGCGGAGGCGAACCGATCATCCATGCTGTGCAAGAAGGGCTGCCGGAGTGCGCGCACCCGATCGGTCAGGAGAGGCCACGCCTCACACAGCCGGTCCCGACAGACACACCGTTTTGGCGGCGGGGTGCTCCGCTGTCCTAGATGGTGTGTCCGGTGGGGCCAAGACCGTGGGGCCGCCGGTGGGGCATCGTCGCAGATCCCGCTCCGCCGGTCCGGGCGTAACGATGGCGTCCGAGAAGACGCGGCACCGGTGGTCAGTGAGGCAGCACGGTGTCCAGCCATTGCAGGACCTCGGGGGTCACCGGGTCGGTGATGTCGGCGAACTCGTCATGCTTCTTGAGGAACTTCGCGACGTAGGGGCAGACCGGCACGATGCGCTTCCCTGACGTGCGTACGTCGCTCAACGCCTGCTGTACGAGCATCGCGGCCAGGCCCTGTCCGGCGAAGGCGTCGTAGATTTTGGTGTGGTAGAAAACGCGCTGGTCGTCGCGGTCGAGATACGCGGTGTGGCCTGCGGTTTTGCCGTCGACCAGGATTTCGTAACGGTGCTTCGGGTCCACTCGCTGGACAGTCGGAGCGGCGGCGGGCTGGGTCATCGCATGCCTTTCAGTGACGCGTCGGGTTTTTGCGAGGTGCGATGGTGGCGTGGGGAAGGGCCGGAGCGGGAAGACGGTCGCCGTCGTAACCGTCGACCTTGCCGAAGCGGTCTGATGCGCTCTGCCACGCTTCCCTGGCTTCGACGATGTCTTCGTGGCTCCGACCGATGAAATTCCACCACATGACGATCTGTTCCTCGAACGGCGTCCCGCCGAGCAGGACTGCCCGCGCGACGGCATCCGTCTCGTTCACCAGCGTCAGTGTGTCGCTTCCCGTGCCGACGTATCCCAACTCCGCCGGGTGCAGGAGCGTTCCGGCGATACGGACCTCCCCGTGGTCGACGAGAAGGCCGTGCTCGAAGCCGGCGTCGATGGCGAGCGTGGTCGTCGAGTGCGGCTCAAGGATGAGTTCGGCACCGAGCAGGGGCGTGAACGTCCGCACCGGAGCAGTGTCACCTGCCAGCGCCCCGAGGAACACTCTGACTTCGGCTCCGTCCACCCGGACCGAGCTCGGGACGTAATGCTGGAAGTCACGGCCGGTGTGCCGGTGTTCTTCGGGAAGCGCCACCCACAACTGGACGCCGTGCAAGATCGTGGTGCGGTCGGTGGAAACTTCCGAGTGGCTGATGCCGTACCCACCCGTCATGAGGTTCAGCTCACCGGGCCGTACAAAGGCGTGGCTGCCCAGGCTGTCCCGGTGCTCGATCTCCCCGCTGAACAGCCAGCTCACCGTCTGCAGACCGGTGTGCGGATGGGGCGCGACGTCCATGCCGCCCGTGCCGGCAACGTCGTCGGGGCCGTAGTGGTCGATGAAACACCAGGCCCCGATCAGCGTCCGGGCCCGCTGCGGCAGCGTGCGCCGTACGGTCATCGACCTCGGACCGCCCAACGGGACGTCCCTCGCGGAGAGGACCTCGACCCGCGGCACATGCTCACCGTGCTCCGAGGCTCCGCAGCGGAGCTCGGCGGGTTCCCTCTCGACGTTACTCATCGCACGCCCCTCTCACCCAAGGATGATTTTATATTCAACAATTGTTTCCGATGATACGAGGATGCCCTGCCGTGCGCACGGCAGGGCCGGCGAGGGCCGGGAGCGGCCCGTGAGGAGTCCAGGTTGAGTGACACGGCAGCAGGCCCCGTGAGCAAGCGGGTCTTCATCGACAAGCAGAGCCCGAAGGCGTACCACGCGCTGACCGAGACAGCCGAAGCAGTCCGCGCGGTCGCCGCCGACGCGGGGCTGGACCGCACGCTCGTGGAACTGATCAACCTCCGCGTGTCACAGGTCAACGGCTGCGCGTACTGCCTCAACGTGCACACCCGGGCCGCCCTGCGTGCAGGCGAGACCACCCAGCGTCTGGGTGTACTGGCCGCCTGGCGCGACACCGAACTGTTCACGGCACGGGAGCGCGCGGCACTCGCCCTGGCGGAGGCGGCCACCGAACCCGCAAACGCCGCCGTCCAGGAGAGTGCCTACGACGAAGCCCGCCAGGCCCTCACCGACGACGAGATCTCCGCAGCGATCTGGGTGGCGATCACCATCAACGCGTTCAACCGCGTCTCCATCATGAGCAAGCATCCCGTGCGCCTGATCCCGCAGCAGTGATTCCGGCTTCACCCCCGCCGTGCGCCGAGACGCCGGTAGCCCACACGATGGGTTCAGGAAAAGTTAGTTGATTCTTAAACCATATCCATTTATGGTTCAACGATGTAGGGCGTGCTCCACCGACGCGGCGACGCCGGCGGCCAATGTCCGCCCACTGCCCATACGCACTTTTCAATGGAGAACAAAGACATGACCACAGCCGTCAAGCTTGCCGTCATCTACTACTCGTCCACCGGTTTCAGCGCCGAGATCGCCAAGGAGATCTCCCAGGCCGCGGAGAAGGCCGGGGCCGAGGTCCGTCTCCTGAAGGCCGCCGAACTCGCTCCCGAGGCCGCCATCAGCTCGAACGAGGCATGGGCCGCACACGCCGCCGCCAGCGCGGGCATCCCGGTTGCCACCCCCGCGGACGTCGAGTGGGCCGACGCCGTGATCTTCGGCTCCCCGACCCGCTTCGGCAACATCTCCTCGCAGCTCAAGCAGTTCATCGACACCCTCGGTGGCCTGTGGGCCCAGGGCAAGCTGGCCGACAAGGTCTACAGCGGCTTCGTCACCACCGCCACCGCCCACGGCGGCCAGGAGTCCACCCTGCTCGCGCTGTACAACTCGATCCACCACTTCGGTGGCCTCGTCGTCTCCCCCGGTTACACCGACCCGGTCAAGTTCGTCGACGGCAACCCCTACGGCACCTCGCACGTCGACGCCCAGGGCAACAACCCCATCGGCGACGAGACCCGCAACGCCGCCCGTCACCAGGCCGAGCGCGTGATCCAGGTCGCGGGCGCCCTCAAGGCCGGCTTCGCCGCCTGACCCGTCCCGGCCCGGTCCCGGCTCATCCGCGTCGCCACACCCCGGCCGGCAGTTCGTAGGACCGCACCCGGTCGGCATCGCCGTGGGTGATGGTGGTGATGAGCCTCACCGGTGTGTCGGGCGCAGTCGCGCCCGGCACACCGGCCCCACGACCTGCGCGCTGCTCTGGACGGAAGAGCCCGTACGTCTCCCCTGGCCCGGACCTGGGCACTCTTGTCGGCACGGAGGGCGGCAAGGCGCCCCCGGGCCAGGCGCCCGCGTCCACCGTCGTCATGCCAATTTCCGCGTCCCAGTGGCATGACCGGAACGTGGCACGGTGCTGCGGCCGGCGGAGACCCCGATGAGGTCCGTCTCCCTGCGTTGCCGAAGAGGTTCCGGTCCGCCCCGAGGGCGGGCCGGAACCTCTTCGGCTTCCGCAGCGCTGTAGAAATCAGTGGACGGCCGCAGGAGCTCCCGCGGCGTTCCACTCAGCGATCACAGGTCGTCCGTGTTCGTTGGAGAGCCGGCTGACCGTCCCCGTCGTGAGCTGGAACAGCCGCCCGTCCGCGGCGGGCAGCCCGAGGCGACGCGCCGTGAGCACCCGCAGGAAGTGGGCGTGGGCCACAAGCACCACGTCACCGCTGTCCAGGGCTGTCCCGATGCGGCTCAACACGCGGTCGGCCCGCTGTCCCACCTCGATCGGTGACTCGCCCGGATGACCGGCCGGACCGGGCGGCACTCCGTCGTTCCACAGGTACCAGTCGGGCCGAGTGCGATGTATCTCGAGGGTGGTCACACCTTCGTACGCACCGTAGTCCCACTCGTGCAGATCGGGCTCGCGTACGGCGTCGTACAGGCCCGCGAGTTCCGCTGTCCGTTCGGCACGGCCCAGTGGGCTGGTGAGCGCGAGGGCGAAGGTCCGCCCGGCAAGCAGCGGGGCGAGGGATTTGGCCTGCTCTTCGCCACGCTGGGTGAGGGGCAGGTCCGTCCAACTGGTGTGCCGGCCCGACAGGCTCCACTCGGTTTCGCCGTGGCGGACCAGCAGGAGGTCGCCCATGGCGGTTACTTCGCCGACTCGACGGCGTGGCCGCCGAACTGGTTGCGCAGCGCGGCGATCATCTTCATCTGCGGGGAGTCGTCCTGCCGCGAGGCGAAACGCGCGAAGAGCGACGCGGTGATCGCGGGCAGCGGCACCGCGTTGTCGATCGCCGCCTCCACCGTCCACCGGCCCTCACCCGAGTCGGCCGCGAAGCCGCGCAGCTTGTCGAGGTGCTCGTCGTCGTCCAGCGCGTTGACCGCCAGGTCGAGCAGCCAGGAGCGGATGACCGTGCCCTCCTGCCAGGAACGGAAGACCTCACGCACATCGGTGACGGAGTCGACCTTCTCCAGCAGCTCCCAGCCCTCGGCGTAGGCCTGCATCATGGCGTACTCGATGCCGTTGTGAACCATCTTGGAGAAGTGGCCGGCGCCGACCTTGCCCGCGTGGACGAAGCCTGCGTCGCCCTCGGGCTTGAGCGCGTCGAAGACGGGCTGGACCTTCGCTATGTGTTCGGCGTCGCCGCCCACCATCAGCGCGTAGCCGTTCTGGAGACCCCAGACACCACCCGAGACACCTGCGTCGACGAAGCCGATGCCCTTGGCCGCCAGCTCCTCGGCATGCTTCTCGTCGTCCGTCCAGCGGGAGTTGCCGCCGTCGACAACGGTGTCGCCGGCTTCCAGGAGGTCACCGAGCTCGTCGATGACGTGCTGGGTCGGGCCGCCCGCGGGCACCATCACCCACACCACACGCGGGGCTTCGACCTTCTCGACCAGTTCGGCCAGGCTGCTCACGTCGGTGAGGTCCGGATTGCGGTCGTAGCCGATGACGGTGTGGCCCGCGCGGCGAATCCGCTCGCGCATGTTGCCGCCCATCTTGCCGAGGCCGACGAGGCCCAATTGCATCGTTGTCATGCTGTTTCACTTCTTCCGGAAAGTGCGGTACGCGGCCACCAGGGCGGCGGTTGAGGGATCGAGTCCGGGAGCGTCCGCTCCGTCGGTGAGCGCCGGCTCCACGCGCTTGGCGAGGACCTTGCCGAGCTCGACGCCCCATTGGTCGAAGGAGTCGATGTTCCAGATGGCCCCCTGCACGAACACCTTGTGCTCGTACAGCGCGATCAGCTGGCCGAGGACCGAGGGGGTCAACTCGCCTGCCAGGATCGTCGTCGTGGGGTGGTTGCCGCGGAACGTGCGGTGCGGTACCTGCTCCTCGGGCACGCCCTCGGCGCGCACCTCGTCAATCGTCCTGCCGAAGGCGAGCGCCTGGCCCTGCGCGAACAGGTTGGCCATCAACAGGTCGTGCTGATCCTTGAGTTCGGGGCCCAGCTCGTCGACCGGGTTGACGAAACCGATCAGGTCGGCCGGGATGACCTTCGTGCCCTGGTGGAGCAACTGGTAGTACGCGTGCTGCCCGTTGGTGCCGGGCGTGCCCCAGACCACCGGACCGGTCTGCCACTCCACCGGATTGCCGTCCCGGTCCACCGACTTCCCGTTGGACTCCATGTCCAGCTGCTGCAAGTACGCAGTAAATTTGGACAGATAGTGCGAGTACGGCAGCACCGCGTGCGACTGGGCGCCGAGGAACGATCCGTACCAGACACCCAACAGCCCCAGCAGCAAAGGCGCGTTGACCGCCGCGGGCGCGGTGCGGAAGTGTTCGTCGACGAGGTGGAAGCCGTCGAGCATCTCGTGGAACCGGTCCGGGCCGATGGCGATCATCAGCGACAGACCGATAGCGGAGTCGTACGAGTAGCGACCGCCGACCCAGTCCCAGAACTCGAACATGTTGGCGGTGTCGATACCGAAGTCCGCGACCTTCTCGGCGTTCGTCGACAGCGCCACGAAGTGTTTCGCGACCGCCTTCTCACCGCCGTCGTCGAGCCCGGCAAGGAGCCAGGACCGCGCCGATGTGGCGTTGGTGATCGTCTCGATGGTCGTGAAGGTCTTGGACGCGACGATGAACAGCGTCTCCGCCGGGTCCAGGTCCCGTAGGGC is drawn from Streptomyces sp. NBC_01717 and contains these coding sequences:
- a CDS encoding Ig-like domain-containing protein, which gives rise to MSGSQLMMDQPCWTNVTDGAPFTQGSGGLPSMSTSRMPSTIENVRGLLQTGQWFLDSAANRIYYAPKSGVHVAALDVELPRLETLLQGAGSLRAPLHDITFAGLQFSYATWNDPSSTVGFADVQSNLRRTGANNQGLCSFSTPAGSCPWGALTQPAANVSFTASSHVTISGNRFVDLGGAGLSFKYGGSQNVIEGNEFTQIASTALILGCTYDPTPTATPASVIQAGCTPDPKAVAKDPVGQNEILDHTTVANNVIHQIGTDYPSACGITLLFSQHTTITHNDLYDLPYTGITAGVIQGHVDEADHPQNSTNINADNTISNNLIFDFLKVLADGGAIYIEGHQAQYVYQADGTIDSAATLANGLHVTGNVTYNDGAPYNAYYDDAGSEWIDFSGNAEFHPLTSVAGQGGCSSTGHFWVTGNYFSDRVGSYDCNKPVDSNISDNTTIPASPGPGVIPDAMLAGAGLTGAYQSLAGSLRPQASYISAPTPVTAGSTTDQVLIAGVGFSRSTPVYFGGQRATSVRLLSSGFLTATVPPGADGTDVTVGTYVPKPVITAPVNGAAGLADTYTVRGTGVAGDTVTVGVILDHTGCTAVTGTGGTWACTVTSSSPGQHTLTATQSDKVGATSKRSAGVTVYIGVPQAAARIDDTDPSITYSGWNYSAGRSYGDYNGDIHYAGSDGSSLSFTFIGTGIKVFGEQYTDQGKISVSIDGASPTVVDTVPADGTRHADAAIYTGAPLPAGIHTIVVSKLSGQYATFDGFEIDNPTP
- a CDS encoding GH92 family glycosyl hydrolase, which produces MYRHRAKHHDRTSSSRRFGRPAVVAAALAAVSVLVVPAALAAGPAGAAGRGGGTALVADPTAYVNTFIGTQKGVDWENTFPGVTAPFGMMQFSPDTATAPTGYGYTDTTIKGFSLDHFSGGCSSFGDIPILPVTGEVGADPAGRTEHFSHDDEQAAPGSYDVHLTDSDVQVDIGATARTGIASFGYPAGSQAQLLVKSGTSLGGDLAAKVNVVSDHEISGTTTPRGLCGNSKYTMYFDITFDRPFTAHGTWQRGGGSGSGATAVTAGSSTAAGSGSGAYLTFDTSTDRSITAKIGMSYVSTSGAAANAASEMPGWSVGHVQAQTRDDWRDALRKVSVGGASDDELTTFYSSLYRSLQSPSVFNDVDGRYIGFDDAIHQVPRGHTQYATFSDWDIYRSLAPLQTMLYPDKAGDMANSLLRDAQQQGGWWPKWPSQNMTGNVMNGDNGVPLFAQYVAFGATGVDIKDALPIMKKAATQSQKVGWGWVERPGVEDYVRLGYAPNNSTSQGDHGLQGASETLEWATDDFTISQLAARIGDHATAAEYAVRGNNWQNIFDPATNYLRPRDGNGAFPAGPGFQTPPAGAFGQDGYDEGNAAQYNWSVQQNIAGLVTAMGGNDAVIPRLDDYFSQLNAGGNAPYDWAGNEIDTTTPWMYDYVGQPWKTQEVTRRFETELFTTAPDGLPGNDDNGALSSEYVWAALGMMPATPGTPTLVLNSPLVKRAVIRLGNGHRITIDAPKAADDAPYVTGMQLDGRHFESTALPASFATQGGSLDVDLSTRPDTHWATGAKAAPPSYRTGEVPAVGYLTPTGNQVMPSGTSLPATVGVSNLAGHAGSVRWTAASDVPGVTVAPSSGTLDLRHADRATVPVTISVADGTPSGYHPVKVAFRTSDGTSLPGGAAVVTVPAADGSATACDTLGATDTECGLRFRDNGDGHTTPVTVGDRSGRSTTDGSPYEYFDIDNTIVPGGAYHATVTIDYYDHGTGSWSLQYDSTTGAYKQSPSVAKTGTDTWKTATFTLDDAAFHNGENAGSDFRVANSGDTGTLGRVQVTVSGGNVLALHLCPDGS
- a CDS encoding thioredoxin family protein; protein product: MARRVHQSREDAEFDFILRTSRVPVLAYFTGTWPKAIEPCRAMDLVVGGIADEYAGRLTAVRTDITRCPAATERYGITGAPSYVLLKEGEAVAHGTGPMTTAEVREFLDGHL
- a CDS encoding GNAT family N-acetyltransferase, with product MTQPAAAPTVQRVDPKHRYEILVDGKTAGHTAYLDRDDQRVFYHTKIYDAFAGQGLAAMLVQQALSDVRTSGKRIVPVCPYVAKFLKKHDEFADITDPVTPEVLQWLDTVLPH
- a CDS encoding pirin family protein — translated: MSNVEREPAELRCGASEHGEHVPRVEVLSARDVPLGGPRSMTVRRTLPQRARTLIGAWCFIDHYGPDDVAGTGGMDVAPHPHTGLQTVSWLFSGEIEHRDSLGSHAFVRPGELNLMTGGYGISHSEVSTDRTTILHGVQLWVALPEEHRHTGRDFQHYVPSSVRVDGAEVRVFLGALAGDTAPVRTFTPLLGAELILEPHSTTTLAIDAGFEHGLLVDHGEVRIAGTLLHPAELGYVGTGSDTLTLVNETDAVARAVLLGGTPFEEQIVMWWNFIGRSHEDIVEAREAWQSASDRFGKVDGYDGDRLPAPALPHATIAPRKNPTRH